A genomic stretch from Candidatus Baltobacteraceae bacterium includes:
- the rplQ gene encoding 50S ribosomal protein L17, translating to MPHQIANKRLSRTDGHRKALLRNLATSFFLHEKIETTTIKAKETSKIVDRLITQARRGDLHSRRLVAAYLLDPRVTKKLCDQIAPSLKDRPGGYTRITKTRVRPGDAAELAILELVRE from the coding sequence ATGCCGCACCAAATTGCAAACAAACGTCTCTCGCGGACCGACGGACATCGTAAGGCTCTGCTCCGCAACCTAGCGACGTCGTTCTTTCTCCATGAAAAGATCGAGACGACAACGATCAAAGCCAAGGAAACCTCGAAGATCGTCGATCGCCTGATCACACAGGCGCGTCGAGGCGATCTGCATTCGCGTCGATTGGTTGCGGCGTACTTGCTCGATCCTCGCGTCACCAAGAAACTCTGCGATCAGATCGCACCATCGCTCAAAGATCGGCCGGGCGGCTACACGCGTATCACCAAAACGCGAGTCCGCCCCGGTGACGCCGCCGAACTCGCGATACTCGAACTCGTCAGGGAGTAA
- a CDS encoding DNA-directed RNA polymerase subunit alpha: protein MTVLETPQSAQIEIRERRDNYAKFVIEPLERGFGITLGNALRRILLSSIPGTAVTYVKIDGVLHEFSTIPGVVEDTTNLLLNLKGLPIKLNADTPKVLTLSVSGSREVTAGDITPDADVEILQPEYHIATLTKRDAKLSMEIGIEKHRGYVTADRQRNVEHMIGLIPMDSIFSPIRKVNFTVDDTRVGQSVDFDRLTLEVETNGSITPDDALTAAAQTLTDQMQLFVDFSTEEKPVATAPASEWDIPVETLNLSVRSFNCLKRAGISKVSELLDMTEDEIIKMRNFGKKSLDEIKAVLDERGLSLRQS, encoded by the coding sequence ATGACCGTTTTAGAGACCCCGCAAAGCGCGCAGATCGAGATTCGCGAGCGGCGGGACAACTACGCAAAGTTCGTTATCGAACCGCTCGAGCGTGGCTTTGGCATTACGCTCGGCAACGCGCTTCGCCGGATTCTGCTATCGTCGATCCCGGGTACGGCCGTCACGTACGTCAAGATCGACGGCGTATTGCATGAGTTCTCGACGATTCCGGGCGTCGTTGAAGACACGACCAATCTGCTTCTCAATCTCAAGGGTCTGCCGATCAAGCTGAACGCCGATACGCCGAAAGTACTCACGCTTTCCGTTTCGGGCAGCCGCGAAGTCACTGCGGGCGACATCACGCCTGACGCCGATGTCGAGATCTTGCAGCCCGAATATCACATCGCGACGCTGACCAAACGCGACGCCAAGCTCTCGATGGAAATCGGTATTGAGAAACATCGCGGCTACGTCACGGCCGATCGCCAGCGTAACGTCGAGCACATGATCGGGCTCATTCCGATGGATTCGATCTTCTCGCCGATCCGCAAAGTGAATTTCACGGTCGACGACACGCGCGTTGGTCAGTCAGTTGATTTTGATCGTCTCACGCTCGAGGTCGAGACCAACGGATCGATCACACCGGACGACGCCCTAACCGCCGCGGCTCAGACGCTCACCGATCAGATGCAGCTCTTCGTGGATTTCTCCACCGAAGAGAAACCCGTTGCGACGGCTCCGGCTTCGGAATGGGATATCCCGGTTGAGACGCTCAACCTCTCTGTTCGCTCGTTCAACTGTCTCAAGCGGGCCGGCATCTCGAAGGTGTCGGAGCTGCTCGATATGACCGAGGACGAGATCATCAAGATGCGCAACTTCGGCAAGAAGTCTCTCGACGAGATCAAAGCCGTGCTCGATGAAAGGGGTCTGTCGCTGCGTCAATCGTAG
- the trpA gene encoding tryptophan synthase subunit alpha → MATALDEAFAKAKKDDRCALIGYVVAGDPDMETSRAVIDAVVEAGVDIVELGIPYGDPLADGPTIAAGSQRAIASGATIDGVMRLVGQTKAPVLLFTYINPILQYGLEKFAMGAKRYGAVGVIIPDVPLEELDPIREVIRKNGLIMPMLVSPTTPDERMRKIASDSEGFTYLVSRLGVTGAKDAPDTSAVRAQLEKLRKMTGRPIAAGFGISKAPHIVAVRDYADGVIVGSAIVDAYASAKGAPNAAAAATRLVRLLRLACKRAPAAAASAT, encoded by the coding sequence ATGGCAACTGCACTCGACGAGGCTTTCGCAAAGGCAAAGAAGGACGACCGCTGCGCGCTGATCGGTTATGTCGTCGCAGGCGATCCCGACATGGAAACGAGCCGCGCCGTCATCGACGCGGTCGTCGAAGCCGGCGTTGACATCGTCGAGCTCGGGATTCCGTACGGAGATCCGCTTGCGGACGGTCCGACGATCGCCGCCGGCAGTCAGCGCGCGATCGCGTCCGGAGCGACTATCGACGGTGTAATGCGCCTCGTCGGACAGACAAAAGCTCCGGTCCTGCTCTTCACGTATATAAATCCGATCCTGCAATATGGCCTCGAGAAGTTCGCAATGGGCGCGAAACGTTACGGCGCGGTGGGCGTGATCATTCCCGACGTTCCGCTCGAAGAACTCGATCCGATTCGCGAAGTTATCCGCAAGAACGGCCTTATCATGCCGATGCTCGTTTCACCAACCACTCCGGACGAACGGATGCGCAAGATCGCGAGCGATAGCGAAGGGTTTACGTATCTGGTCTCGCGGCTCGGCGTCACGGGTGCGAAGGACGCGCCCGATACGAGCGCGGTGCGCGCACAGTTGGAGAAGCTGCGCAAGATGACGGGACGCCCGATCGCAGCAGGCTTCGGAATCAGTAAAGCCCCGCACATCGTCGCAGTTCGCGATTACGCGGACGGCGTGATCGTGGGCAGTGCAATCGTTGACGCGTACGCCTCCGCAAAAGGTGCACCCAATGCTGCGGCTGCTGCGACACGGCTGGTGCGTTTGTTACGTCTCGCCTGCAAGCGCGCGCCGGCGGCTGCCGCGAGCGCGACTTAG
- the trpD gene encoding anthranilate phosphoribosyltransferase — MRNFSELLRQVIRHEDLSAEQMTEIFGAIMDEKITAVQASAFVAALATKGESVSEIVGAARAMRARSLQVPHDLDVVDVCGTGGDAAGTINISTAVAFILAGAGLRVAKHGNRATSSSCGSADVLEAVGVHIGASPEEAARQLKEHNVAFLFAQHYHPAMRAIGPIRSELRVRTIFNMLGPLTNPARAKRQVIGVPVEHWVALFGEALRELGSAAGAIVHGTNGLDEIAGDVPTRVYQFDSAGAREWMLIPGDYGVSASLEQLRGGDARANAQALLAILGGELSPRSDVVCLNAALGFVVAGRAGSIDEGLVLARNTISEGNALRALDALRSRPQMEFA, encoded by the coding sequence GTGAGGAATTTCAGCGAGCTGCTGCGGCAAGTCATCCGGCACGAGGATCTGAGTGCCGAGCAAATGACCGAGATCTTCGGCGCAATCATGGACGAGAAGATCACGGCGGTACAGGCGTCCGCATTCGTTGCGGCGCTCGCGACCAAAGGTGAATCCGTATCCGAGATCGTCGGCGCAGCACGCGCAATGCGCGCACGCAGCTTACAGGTGCCGCACGATCTGGACGTGGTCGACGTCTGCGGAACCGGCGGCGATGCGGCGGGCACCATCAACATCTCGACTGCAGTGGCCTTCATCTTGGCCGGCGCCGGACTTCGCGTGGCAAAACATGGGAACCGGGCAACGTCGAGCAGTTGCGGGAGCGCGGACGTCTTGGAAGCCGTCGGCGTCCACATCGGCGCTTCACCCGAAGAAGCCGCCCGGCAGCTCAAGGAGCACAACGTCGCATTTCTTTTTGCGCAACACTACCATCCGGCCATGCGGGCAATCGGCCCCATCCGCAGCGAGCTCCGAGTAAGAACGATTTTCAACATGCTTGGGCCGCTCACGAACCCCGCGCGCGCGAAGCGTCAGGTGATCGGTGTCCCGGTCGAGCACTGGGTAGCGCTCTTTGGCGAAGCGCTGCGTGAATTGGGCTCAGCAGCCGGGGCAATCGTCCACGGGACTAACGGTTTGGACGAGATTGCGGGCGATGTGCCGACGCGGGTGTATCAATTCGATAGCGCCGGAGCGCGCGAGTGGATGCTGATCCCAGGCGACTACGGCGTTTCCGCCTCGCTCGAGCAGTTACGCGGCGGCGATGCGCGCGCAAACGCCCAAGCGCTGCTGGCGATTCTCGGGGGCGAGCTCTCCCCGAGGTCTGACGTCGTCTGCCTGAACGCGGCGCTCGGATTCGTCGTTGCGGGGCGTGCCGGTTCGATTGACGAGGGTCTGGTTCTTGCCCGTAACACTATCTCTGAGGGGAATGCTCTTCGAGCGTTGGACGCGCTTCGTAGCCGTCCACAAATGGAGTTTGCATAG
- the trpC gene encoding indole-3-glycerol phosphate synthase TrpC, with product MTNTDILAKLYASKAAVLERERKAEPLERVEARAESRMHARRSFRGALERSRGPAIVAEIKRASPSRGLIVRDLDPAAVSERYAKAGADAISVLTETDHFLGDLAYLDQARDAAALPILRKDFLNDPYQVAQSAAYGADAILAIVSGIDDATLAMLMREAHRWQMDVLVEIHDERELERSLSAGATLLGINTRDLRTFETNLAVAEELLPHVPAGVLAISESGINSAEDTRQLIAAGARGFLIGETLMRAADPAELIGGIKAVPALH from the coding sequence ATGACCAACACCGATATTCTTGCCAAGCTTTACGCGTCGAAGGCTGCCGTTCTCGAACGAGAACGCAAAGCCGAACCGCTGGAGCGCGTCGAGGCGCGCGCGGAATCGCGCATGCATGCACGGCGTTCGTTTCGCGGTGCGCTCGAGCGTTCACGAGGACCTGCGATCGTCGCAGAGATCAAGCGTGCCTCGCCCTCCCGCGGTCTGATCGTTCGCGATCTCGATCCTGCTGCCGTCTCAGAGCGTTACGCAAAAGCGGGCGCCGATGCCATCAGCGTGCTCACCGAAACGGATCACTTTCTCGGCGACCTCGCATACCTCGATCAGGCTCGCGATGCGGCTGCGCTTCCGATCCTGCGCAAAGATTTCTTGAATGATCCTTATCAAGTGGCGCAATCCGCGGCATATGGTGCCGATGCAATTCTCGCAATCGTCTCCGGAATCGACGATGCGACGCTTGCGATGCTCATGCGTGAAGCGCACCGCTGGCAGATGGACGTGCTCGTCGAGATTCACGACGAGCGCGAGCTGGAGCGGTCGCTCTCGGCCGGCGCGACGCTGCTTGGCATCAACACGCGTGACCTACGGACGTTCGAAACGAATCTTGCTGTAGCGGAGGAGTTACTGCCGCACGTGCCTGCGGGCGTTCTCGCGATCAGCGAAAGCGGCATTAATTCAGCCGAAGATACGCGCCAGCTGATCGCCGCCGGAGCGCGAGGATTCTTGATCGGTGAAACGCTGATGCGTGCGGCCGATCCGGCCGAGCTCATCGGTGGAATCAAGGCGGTCCCGGCACTCCACTGA
- a CDS encoding sulfurtransferase: MNLFVEADWLAAHLSDPDIVIVDTRSTPHGAPGQVLESGRDQYAKGHIPGAIFLDYAEDLHDLATPYAARVAPPERFAEVVGKAGIGDRTRVIAYDEGNVSYAARMVWMLRYYGHDDASILAGGIRDWLAAGQALVRDVPTLAPQAFTPKVRPELRASKDEVLSVAHGPSEAQLIETQRDGTYAMRDVDIKGARRLSGSALLEDARGGRIASAQRLQELTRGLDPNKRTIVSCGSGVAASGSYLALLEAGFTDVAVYDGSWMEWSHDKLPTVPKKS, encoded by the coding sequence ATGAATCTTTTCGTAGAAGCCGACTGGCTTGCCGCGCACCTTAGTGATCCGGACATCGTCATCGTCGATACGCGCAGCACGCCGCACGGTGCGCCGGGCCAAGTTCTCGAAAGCGGACGCGACCAATACGCCAAGGGCCACATCCCGGGCGCGATTTTCCTCGACTATGCCGAAGATCTGCACGATCTCGCTACGCCGTATGCGGCACGCGTCGCACCACCGGAGCGTTTTGCGGAAGTCGTCGGGAAAGCCGGCATCGGGGACCGCACGCGCGTCATCGCGTACGACGAAGGCAACGTTTCCTATGCGGCACGCATGGTCTGGATGCTTCGCTACTACGGACATGACGATGCATCGATCTTGGCCGGCGGGATTCGCGATTGGCTTGCGGCCGGTCAAGCGCTCGTGCGCGACGTACCCACGCTTGCACCGCAAGCCTTTACACCCAAAGTGCGGCCCGAATTGCGCGCCAGCAAAGACGAGGTGCTCTCCGTCGCACACGGCCCGAGCGAGGCTCAGCTGATCGAGACGCAGCGCGACGGAACGTACGCAATGCGCGACGTCGACATCAAAGGCGCACGCCGGCTTTCGGGTTCGGCGCTGCTCGAAGACGCACGCGGCGGAAGGATTGCGTCAGCGCAGCGCTTGCAAGAGCTAACGCGCGGCCTCGATCCCAACAAGCGCACGATCGTATCGTGCGGAAGCGGCGTCGCCGCATCCGGTTCGTATCTGGCGCTACTCGAAGCCGGTTTTACGGATGTGGCAGTCTACGATGGCTCCTGGATGGAGTGGAGCCACGACAAGCTTCCGACCGTTCCGAAGAAGAGCTAG
- the rpsK gene encoding 30S ribosomal protein S11, which yields MAVKKQQKTRKKREFKNVVNGVAHIHASFNNTLVTITDNLGNTISWASAGNLGFKGSKKSTPFAAQMAAEAVARKAMEHGMKSCEVYVKGPGAGREAAIRSLQAAGLEITLIKDVTPIPHNGCRPPKRRRV from the coding sequence TTGGCAGTCAAGAAACAACAGAAGACGCGCAAGAAGCGCGAATTTAAAAACGTCGTAAACGGCGTTGCGCACATTCACGCATCCTTCAACAATACGCTGGTTACCATCACCGATAACTTAGGCAACACAATCTCGTGGGCGTCAGCCGGAAACCTTGGTTTCAAAGGCTCGAAGAAATCGACGCCGTTCGCCGCGCAGATGGCTGCAGAAGCAGTCGCGCGTAAGGCGATGGAGCACGGGATGAAGTCGTGCGAAGTGTACGTCAAAGGTCCGGGCGCAGGCCGCGAAGCCGCGATTCGTTCGCTGCAGGCCGCTGGTCTGGAGATCACGTTGATCAAAGACGTCACGCCGATTCCACACAACGGTTGCCGTCCACCGAAACGGCGACGGGTGTAG
- the trpB gene encoding tryptophan synthase subunit beta yields the protein MHKPDERGYFGEFGGRWVPEVLVKPLADVEAAMSEAFADPSFWDEFHGLLSEYVGRPSPITTAKRFAQPRSATIVFKREDLNHTGAHKVNNTIGQALLAKRMGKTHLIAETGAGQHGVAVATIGAKLGLPVDVYMGAVDVERQALNVYVMRLLGATVHEVTGGTQTLKDATNEAFRVWASQCDDTFYVIGSVVGAHPYPFMVREFQRIIGDEVRVQCQGKFGRLPSDIIACVGGGSNAMGIFTAFIDDRNVNLWGVEAAGKGLNTPENAAALAAGSIGVLHGSRSYLLQTNEGQVRPTHSVSAGLDYPGVGPEHAFLKDSGRAKYVAVTDAEAIAAFKACASMEGIIPALESAHALAYAEKLAKERGEEALIVVNLSGRGDKDVTQIEKAEAEAMFTEAVPA from the coding sequence ATGCACAAGCCTGACGAGCGCGGATACTTCGGCGAATTCGGTGGACGATGGGTGCCCGAAGTTCTCGTCAAACCGCTCGCGGACGTCGAAGCCGCAATGTCGGAAGCATTTGCCGATCCGTCGTTTTGGGATGAGTTTCACGGACTACTCAGCGAGTACGTCGGGAGACCGTCACCAATAACGACTGCAAAGCGTTTCGCGCAACCGCGCTCCGCTACGATCGTCTTCAAGCGCGAAGATCTCAATCACACCGGCGCGCACAAAGTCAATAACACGATCGGGCAAGCGCTTCTGGCGAAGCGCATGGGCAAGACGCACTTGATCGCAGAAACGGGAGCCGGACAACACGGCGTTGCGGTTGCGACGATCGGCGCGAAGCTGGGCCTTCCCGTCGACGTCTACATGGGAGCCGTCGACGTCGAGCGACAAGCGCTCAATGTTTACGTGATGCGTCTCTTAGGCGCAACGGTTCATGAAGTAACGGGTGGGACTCAGACGCTCAAAGATGCAACGAACGAAGCGTTTCGCGTCTGGGCATCACAATGCGATGACACCTTCTACGTGATCGGAAGCGTCGTCGGTGCGCACCCGTATCCGTTCATGGTTCGCGAATTTCAACGCATCATCGGCGATGAAGTGCGCGTCCAATGTCAAGGCAAGTTCGGCCGCCTGCCGAGCGACATCATAGCCTGCGTCGGTGGCGGCAGTAATGCGATGGGAATCTTCACGGCATTCATTGACGACCGCAACGTGAACTTGTGGGGCGTCGAGGCCGCCGGTAAGGGACTAAATACGCCCGAGAACGCGGCTGCACTCGCGGCCGGCTCGATCGGCGTGCTGCATGGGTCGCGCTCGTATTTGCTTCAAACGAACGAGGGCCAGGTGCGGCCGACGCATTCGGTCAGCGCGGGTTTAGACTATCCGGGCGTCGGTCCCGAGCATGCGTTTTTGAAAGACAGCGGTCGCGCAAAGTACGTCGCCGTCACGGACGCAGAGGCAATTGCTGCGTTCAAAGCGTGCGCGAGCATGGAGGGAATCATTCCGGCGCTCGAATCGGCGCACGCGCTTGCGTACGCAGAGAAGCTTGCAAAGGAACGGGGCGAGGAGGCGCTGATCGTGGTCAACTTGAGCGGACGTGGTGACAAAGACGTCACGCAAATCGAAAAAGCCGAAGCTGAAGCGATGTTCACGGAAGCGGTGCCCGCGTAA
- a CDS encoding aminodeoxychorismate/anthranilate synthase component II, translating into MRILLVDNYDSFTYNLSHLFGKAGANVDVLRNDDPTLDESKMRAYDATVFGPGPGRPEDAGVTCTLIRSAAHDAHPILGVCLGAQAIGVVFGGVVDHAPRLMHGKVSAIAHDGTAIFDGLPSPFGATRYHSLCVTPQSFPPSLRTLATSEDGVIQGVAHRELPIYGVQFHPESVLTEHGEQLARNFMRLASK; encoded by the coding sequence ATGCGCATTCTACTGGTCGATAACTATGACTCGTTCACATATAATCTTTCGCATCTCTTCGGGAAGGCGGGCGCGAACGTCGATGTGCTGCGCAACGACGACCCCACGCTCGACGAATCGAAGATGCGCGCCTACGATGCGACCGTGTTTGGGCCGGGCCCGGGGCGGCCGGAAGATGCCGGTGTAACGTGCACGTTGATTCGCAGCGCTGCACACGATGCGCACCCTATTCTCGGGGTGTGTCTCGGCGCGCAAGCGATCGGAGTCGTTTTCGGTGGGGTCGTCGACCATGCGCCGCGGCTCATGCACGGTAAGGTTTCGGCGATTGCTCACGATGGAACGGCGATCTTCGACGGACTTCCTTCGCCATTCGGCGCCACGCGGTATCACTCGCTATGCGTCACGCCACAATCGTTCCCGCCCTCCTTGCGGACGCTCGCAACCAGCGAGGATGGCGTGATTCAAGGTGTCGCGCATCGCGAGCTGCCGATTTATGGCGTGCAGTTTCATCCCGAGTCGGTGCTGACGGAGCACGGCGAGCAACTGGCGCGGAACTTCATGCGGCTCGCATCCAAGTGA
- the rpsD gene encoding 30S ribosomal protein S4, with the protein MARYTGPVCRICRRETSASKTGEKIKLFLKGDRCLSKKCAVERRGTAPGQKTQGKTRQKISEYGRQLREKQKMRKYYGVHERQFENYFREAARVPGQTGRTFLQLLERRLDNVVYRLNLASSRAQARQLVTHRHFLVNGRRVNVASYVLRAGDVITIAERSKNSTVFQANAEAARNRRHPEWLELNEADLTAKVLSLPSREQIDTPVDEQLIVEYYSR; encoded by the coding sequence ATGGCACGATATACAGGTCCCGTCTGCCGCATTTGCCGCCGCGAAACGTCGGCGAGCAAAACCGGTGAAAAAATCAAGCTGTTCCTCAAGGGCGATCGGTGTTTGTCTAAAAAGTGCGCGGTCGAACGCCGCGGAACCGCACCGGGGCAGAAGACGCAGGGCAAAACGCGTCAGAAGATCTCCGAGTATGGCCGTCAGCTGCGTGAGAAACAGAAGATGCGCAAGTACTATGGCGTGCACGAGCGGCAGTTCGAGAACTACTTCCGCGAGGCAGCACGCGTACCCGGACAAACCGGGCGCACGTTTCTTCAGCTGCTCGAGCGGCGGCTCGACAACGTCGTCTACCGTTTGAACCTCGCATCGTCGCGCGCGCAGGCGCGTCAGCTCGTGACGCACCGCCACTTCCTCGTCAACGGCCGCCGCGTCAACGTCGCATCGTACGTGCTCCGTGCGGGTGACGTGATCACGATTGCCGAGCGTTCGAAGAACTCGACCGTTTTCCAAGCCAATGCCGAGGCCGCGCGCAACCGCCGGCATCCGGAATGGCTCGAACTGAACGAGGCGGATCTGACCGCAAAGGTCCTCTCGCTCCCCTCACGAGAGCAAATCGACACTCCCGTCGACGAGCAACTCATCGTAGAATACTACTCTCGCTAG
- a CDS encoding chorismate-binding protein: MTPPNSRYSNSSGSNRIRLQAETLSLYPVTRELVADTITPISAYIALAQPGRSCLLESVEGSERISRFSLIGLDYLEARSFDGAANLLTEIRDMIGRYKMNAPDVPFPGAAVCVFSYDAARSLERIGPRPPADLPFQDALVLIPGTWVIFDHFTHKTTFVGLATEERERAAVGARLDAYVARLLEAKPSTPAGVGAKGTVKQSLSKTEFVERVARAKEYIYEGDAYQLQVGIRFSAEISGGSAFDFYRQIRARNPSPYMFFIETNDWTIFGASPEFLVRLDGDKARLRPLAGTRSRGEDAAGDNAIAVELLANEKERAEHVMLVDLGRNDLGAVSATGTVHVDELMIIERYSHVMHIVSNVVGRLRPDKDALDLFAAAFPAGTVTGAPKIRAMQLIDELEPVARGFYAGSVAHIDFDGDMDSCIVLRCVAVSNGRAYWQASAGIVADSEPEAEYAEILHKTAIVRNVLGL, encoded by the coding sequence GTGACGCCGCCGAACTCGCGATACTCGAACTCGTCAGGGAGTAATCGCATCCGGCTTCAGGCCGAAACACTCAGTCTCTACCCCGTCACGCGCGAGCTGGTCGCCGATACGATCACGCCGATCTCCGCGTACATCGCCCTGGCCCAACCGGGGCGTTCGTGTCTATTGGAGAGCGTCGAAGGAAGCGAACGCATCTCGCGCTTTTCGTTGATAGGCCTGGACTATCTCGAGGCGCGCTCGTTCGACGGCGCAGCCAATCTTCTGACTGAGATCCGAGACATGATCGGCCGCTATAAGATGAACGCCCCGGACGTACCGTTCCCGGGCGCGGCGGTGTGCGTGTTCTCGTACGATGCAGCACGTTCGCTCGAACGTATCGGTCCGAGACCTCCCGCCGATTTGCCGTTCCAGGATGCACTCGTTCTCATTCCGGGGACGTGGGTGATTTTCGACCACTTTACGCACAAGACGACGTTCGTTGGTTTGGCTACGGAAGAACGCGAACGCGCCGCAGTCGGCGCACGCCTTGACGCTTACGTTGCTCGTCTGCTTGAAGCAAAACCGTCGACGCCGGCCGGCGTGGGTGCAAAGGGCACCGTAAAGCAATCGCTCTCCAAGACGGAATTTGTGGAGCGGGTCGCGCGCGCCAAAGAATACATCTACGAAGGGGACGCGTACCAGCTGCAAGTCGGAATCCGCTTTAGTGCGGAGATTTCCGGAGGCAGCGCGTTCGATTTCTACCGGCAGATTCGGGCGCGAAATCCGTCACCGTACATGTTCTTCATCGAGACGAACGACTGGACGATCTTCGGCGCTTCGCCGGAGTTTTTGGTGCGCCTCGATGGTGATAAGGCACGGCTTCGCCCCCTGGCCGGAACGCGTTCGCGGGGTGAGGACGCGGCCGGCGATAACGCAATCGCTGTCGAGCTGCTCGCGAATGAAAAAGAACGCGCGGAACACGTCATGCTCGTCGATCTCGGCCGCAACGATTTGGGCGCGGTTTCCGCAACGGGCACGGTGCACGTCGACGAATTGATGATCATCGAGCGCTACTCGCACGTGATGCATATCGTCTCGAACGTGGTCGGCCGGCTACGACCCGATAAAGATGCGCTCGATCTCTTTGCGGCGGCCTTCCCGGCTGGGACCGTTACCGGTGCTCCCAAGATTCGCGCGATGCAGCTGATCGACGAGCTCGAACCTGTGGCGCGCGGCTTCTATGCCGGGAGCGTCGCACATATCGATTTTGATGGCGACATGGATTCCTGTATCGTTCTGCGCTGCGTCGCCGTCTCGAATGGGCGCGCATATTGGCAAGCGTCGGCCGGAATCGTTGCCGACAGCGAGCCCGAAGCCGAATACGCCGAGATTCTCCACAAAACGGCGATCGTGCGCAACGTTTTAGGATTGTAA
- the lhgO gene encoding L-2-hydroxyglutarate oxidase, protein MKYDVAVVGGGIVGLATSRELLRRFPGLRLANVEKEADWHRHQSGHNSGVIHSGIYYKPGSLKAKLCVEGRRLLWRYCDERGIPYKGIGKLILATEENEIPRLMDLFERGKQNDVENLELLDAAQINEREPHARGVRAIFSPVTGIVDYRVVAHAYADDVRAMGGELFLSREVTGVSRRNGTTVLESPAGEIEAGAAITCAGLYSDKLARMTGGARDPKIVPFRGDYLILRPEKRYLVKGNIYPVPDPAFPFLGVHFTPRMDGEVWLGPNAVLAFAREGYRFSDINPRELIDAVAYPGFLKLAMKFWQTGAGEMYRDLNRTAYVKALQRYIPELVPQDCLPGPSGVRAQAMSADGSLIDDFVFDGAEGIVHVRNAPSPGATSSLAIARYVADEAERRFNLSSPTKIPT, encoded by the coding sequence GTGAAGTACGATGTAGCCGTCGTCGGCGGCGGGATCGTCGGGCTGGCAACGTCCCGCGAACTGCTCCGGCGCTTCCCCGGCCTGCGCCTCGCCAATGTCGAGAAGGAAGCCGACTGGCACCGTCACCAGAGCGGTCACAACAGCGGCGTGATCCATTCCGGGATCTACTACAAGCCCGGCTCGCTCAAAGCAAAGCTGTGCGTCGAGGGGCGGCGCCTACTGTGGCGTTATTGCGACGAGCGTGGAATTCCGTACAAGGGCATCGGTAAACTGATCCTCGCGACGGAAGAAAACGAGATCCCGCGCTTGATGGATCTCTTCGAGCGCGGCAAGCAAAACGACGTCGAAAATCTCGAACTGCTCGATGCGGCACAGATCAATGAACGCGAGCCGCACGCACGGGGGGTGCGCGCGATCTTCTCGCCGGTCACCGGCATCGTCGATTATCGTGTCGTCGCGCACGCGTATGCCGACGACGTCCGTGCGATGGGTGGCGAATTATTTCTCTCGCGCGAAGTCACCGGTGTGTCGCGCCGCAATGGAACGACGGTCCTCGAGTCACCGGCCGGTGAGATCGAGGCCGGCGCGGCAATCACGTGCGCCGGACTCTATTCCGACAAACTCGCACGAATGACAGGCGGCGCGCGCGATCCCAAGATCGTCCCGTTCCGCGGCGACTATCTTATCCTGCGCCCCGAGAAACGCTATCTCGTCAAAGGCAACATCTATCCGGTTCCCGATCCTGCCTTTCCGTTTCTCGGCGTACACTTCACACCACGCATGGACGGTGAGGTCTGGCTCGGTCCGAACGCCGTTCTCGCATTTGCGCGCGAAGGCTATCGCTTCTCGGATATCAACCCCAGAGAGCTGATCGATGCCGTCGCATATCCGGGTTTCCTAAAGCTCGCGATGAAGTTCTGGCAAACCGGCGCCGGCGAGATGTACCGCGATTTGAATCGGACGGCATACGTGAAAGCACTGCAACGCTACATCCCTGAGCTCGTGCCCCAAGATTGCTTGCCGGGTCCCTCCGGTGTTCGCGCGCAGGCCATGAGCGCCGACGGTTCGCTCATCGACGATTTCGTGTTCGACGGCGCCGAAGGAATCGTACACGTGCGCAATGCCCCCTCACCCGGCGCTACCTCGTCACTCGCAATCGCACGGTACGTCGCCGACGAAGCCGAGCGGCGTTTCAATCTCTCCTCGCCGACAAAGATACCAACATGA